A section of the Thermococcus sp. genome encodes:
- a CDS encoding ATPase: MAILDVDIPPWSIDLIYGNTGSGKSYFAGWLVEQAWERNRRFIVLDTKVKNHLGLVQLKGVKLLKIMVGKRYNWRKLLDFDQVLVVPTRGTINRIGVEGLVEQYYKPLLDEIFRRDRDRVIVVEEAHRYNPSSRRPGKELEQLFREGRDGRLYTVAITQSIADFPKLLFRQAQRHFIFQHYVPNDIVYLNRMVPGFSELNDRLREHDLIEFIPPNKTRIIKRELVIRRTRHFG; encoded by the coding sequence TTGGCGATTCTGGACGTTGATATTCCGCCGTGGAGCATTGATTTAATCTACGGGAATACTGGGAGCGGGAAGAGTTACTTTGCGGGATGGCTGGTGGAGCAGGCGTGGGAACGGAACCGGAGGTTTATCGTTCTGGACACGAAGGTGAAGAATCACCTCGGCCTGGTGCAGTTGAAGGGTGTTAAGCTGCTCAAGATAATGGTGGGGAAGCGGTATAATTGGCGTAAGCTCCTCGACTTTGACCAGGTGCTGGTGGTTCCGACGAGGGGGACTATCAACAGGATTGGTGTGGAAGGCCTGGTCGAGCAGTACTACAAGCCTCTGCTGGACGAGATCTTCAGGAGGGACAGGGACAGGGTTATCGTGGTGGAGGAGGCGCATCGTTATAATCCTTCTTCGAGGAGGCCGGGGAAGGAGTTGGAACAGCTCTTCCGAGAAGGCCGTGACGGGAGGCTTTACACTGTGGCCATAACTCAGTCCATCGCGGACTTTCCGAAGTTGCTTTTTAGGCAGGCGCAGAGGCATTTTATTTTCCAGCACTACGTGCCGAATGACATTGTCTACCTGAACCGTATGGTTCCCGGGTTCTCGGAGTTGAATGATAGGTTGAGGGAGCATGATTTGATTGAGTTTATCCCGCCGAACAAGACGCGGATTATTAAGAGGGAGCTGGTGATCAGGCGGACGAGGCATTTTGGGTGA